One segment of Sinorhizobium sp. BG8 DNA contains the following:
- the rutB gene encoding pyrimidine utilization protein B yields the protein MSETVTAGYQPRKATTESVTLPARPEPITLKPSETAVVVVDMQNAYSTEGGYVDLAGFDISGAKGTIANIRKTLDAARANGVLVVYFQNGWDKDYVEAGGPGSPNWHKSNALKTMRARPELQGQLLAKGTWDYDIVDELKPQPGDILVPKTRYSGFFNTNMDSVLRARGIRNLVFVGIATNVCVESSLRDAFHLEYFGVMLEDATHHLGPEFIQQATVYNVEKFFGWVATVNDFCGAISQAAPAAAAE from the coding sequence ATGAGCGAAACAGTGACAGCCGGCTATCAGCCCCGGAAGGCCACGACGGAAAGCGTCACGCTGCCCGCCCGCCCGGAACCGATCACTCTCAAGCCCTCGGAGACCGCCGTCGTCGTGGTCGACATGCAGAATGCCTATTCGACCGAAGGCGGCTATGTCGACCTCGCAGGCTTCGATATCTCGGGCGCCAAAGGGACCATCGCGAACATCAGAAAGACCCTGGACGCGGCACGCGCGAACGGCGTCCTGGTCGTCTATTTCCAGAACGGCTGGGACAAGGACTATGTGGAGGCCGGTGGTCCCGGTTCGCCCAACTGGCACAAGTCGAATGCGCTGAAAACCATGCGCGCCAGGCCCGAACTGCAGGGCCAGCTGCTGGCCAAGGGCACCTGGGATTATGACATCGTCGATGAACTCAAGCCCCAGCCGGGCGACATCCTGGTTCCCAAGACCCGTTACAGCGGCTTCTTCAACACCAACATGGACAGCGTTCTGCGGGCGCGCGGCATCCGCAATCTCGTCTTCGTCGGCATCGCCACCAATGTCTGCGTCGAGAGCTCGCTGCGCGATGCCTTCCACCTCGAATACTTCGGCGTGATGCTCGAGGACGCCACGCATCACCTCGGCCCCGAGTTCATCCAGCAGGCAACAGTCTACAACGTCGAGAAGTTCTTTGGCTGGGTCGCCACCGTCAACGACTTCTGCGGAGCGATCTCGCAGGCGGCGCCAGCCGCGGCGGCCGAATAG
- the rutC gene encoding pyrimidine utilization protein C — protein sequence MPKSIIVPEGTQKPIAPYSPGTIADGIIYVSGTLPFDKNNDVVHVGDAGAQTRHVLETIKSVIETAGGTMEDVTMNHIFLTDWANYQAVNKVYAEYFPGDKPARFCVQCGLVKPDALIEIATVAHVGKK from the coding sequence ATGCCGAAATCCATCATCGTGCCCGAAGGAACCCAGAAGCCGATCGCGCCCTATTCGCCCGGAACGATTGCCGACGGCATCATCTACGTCTCGGGCACGCTTCCCTTCGACAAGAACAATGACGTCGTTCATGTGGGAGATGCCGGAGCGCAGACCCGCCATGTCCTGGAGACCATCAAGTCTGTGATCGAGACGGCAGGTGGCACCATGGAGGACGTGACGATGAACCACATCTTCCTCACCGACTGGGCCAACTACCAGGCCGTCAACAAGGTCTATGCGGAATACTTCCCCGGCGACAAGCCGGCCCGCTTTTGCGTCCAGTGCGGCCTTGTGAAGCCGGATGCGCTGATCGAGATCGCCACCGTCGCGCACGTCGGCAAGAAATAG
- the rutD gene encoding pyrimidine utilization protein D codes for MHFEVHGLQGKDVRTVILSSGLGGAGSYWAEQMEVLCPHFRVVTYDHRGTGRTGGSVPENGGISAMADDVMEIARALDLSRFDFVGHALGGLIGLDLALRFPSVLDRLVVINGWSKVSPHSERCFDTRITLLKAAGVPAFVKAQPIFLYPARWMSENAARLAADEAHGIVHFQGETNVLRRIAALRAFDVDERLGEIGAQTLVIATEDDILVPYTRSLRLAEGLPHARLVLTASGGHAVNVTEAQSFNRALTDFLLSDASQEAAQ; via the coding sequence ATGCATTTCGAGGTTCACGGCCTTCAGGGCAAGGATGTCCGTACCGTCATCCTGTCATCTGGTCTCGGCGGCGCCGGGTCTTACTGGGCGGAGCAAATGGAGGTGCTTTGCCCTCATTTCCGCGTCGTCACCTACGACCACCGCGGGACCGGCCGGACAGGCGGAAGCGTTCCGGAGAACGGTGGGATTTCCGCCATGGCTGACGACGTCATGGAGATCGCCCGCGCGCTCGACCTCAGCCGTTTCGATTTCGTCGGCCACGCGCTGGGCGGGCTGATTGGGCTCGATCTCGCGCTGAGATTTCCCTCGGTTCTTGACCGTCTGGTCGTCATAAATGGCTGGAGCAAGGTGTCCCCCCATTCCGAACGGTGCTTCGACACGCGGATCACGCTTCTGAAGGCGGCAGGCGTGCCGGCCTTCGTCAAGGCACAACCGATCTTCCTCTATCCCGCCCGCTGGATGTCGGAAAACGCCGCACGGCTTGCAGCAGACGAAGCCCACGGAATCGTCCACTTCCAGGGAGAGACGAATGTCCTGCGCCGGATCGCAGCTCTTCGCGCCTTCGACGTCGATGAACGACTCGGCGAGATCGGTGCTCAGACACTCGTGATCGCGACCGAGGACGACATCCTGGTCCCCTACACCCGCTCCCTTCGCCTCGCGGAAGGGCTTCCGCACGCCCGCCTCGTGCTGACAGCCTCCGGGGGCCATGCCGTCAACGTAACCGAAGCGCAATCCTTCAACCGCGCGCTAACCGATTTCCTTCTATCGGATGCATCGCAGGAAGCGGCTCAATGA
- the rutF gene encoding NADH-dependent FMN reductase RutF, giving the protein MQGQLSMSAESIEWPAADPHAFSKTEFRDAMARLGAAVNIITTQGAAGLAGFTASAVCSVSDEPPTLLVCLNRAASVYSAVTANGVLCVNTLAAGQEQLSQLFGGKTPVAERFAAAGWSELKTGAPALHDALVSFDCRITRVADGGTHDILICAVEAIRRRGDGHGLIYFDRAYHHARGAA; this is encoded by the coding sequence ATGCAAGGACAGCTCTCCATGTCAGCTGAATCGATCGAATGGCCCGCGGCCGATCCGCACGCATTCAGCAAGACCGAATTCCGCGATGCGATGGCGAGGCTTGGCGCAGCGGTCAACATCATCACGACGCAGGGCGCGGCAGGACTGGCCGGCTTCACGGCTTCCGCCGTTTGCAGCGTCAGCGACGAACCTCCAACCCTGCTCGTCTGCCTGAACAGGGCCGCCTCCGTCTACTCGGCCGTCACGGCAAACGGTGTGCTTTGCGTCAACACGCTCGCGGCCGGGCAGGAACAACTCTCTCAGCTCTTCGGCGGAAAGACGCCGGTGGCGGAGCGCTTCGCCGCCGCCGGATGGAGCGAACTGAAGACCGGCGCACCCGCCCTACACGACGCCCTCGTCTCCTTCGATTGCCGTATCACGCGCGTCGCCGACGGCGGGACGCACGACATCCTGATCTGCGCGGTGGAAGCGATCCGCAGGCGCGGGGACGGGCATGGCCTGATCTACTTCGATCGGGCGTACCACCACGCCCGGGGCGCGGCTTGA
- a CDS encoding ring-cleaving dioxygenase: MTMQLTGIHHLTAITANAPANLRFYTQVLGLRLVKKTVNQDDTSAYHLFYADGLASPGTDLTFFDWPVGHERRGTHSISRTGLRVGSTDSLQWWKDHFQKQKVRAGEIRDVGGRPSLDFEDGEGQRFRLVVDDSGAPSHPWEKSPVPAEHQIKGLGPITLSVPDLRNTKIVLTDVMNMTETSTYPAPEGTGEVHVFSMGEGGPSAELHVAVEPDLPAAHQGAGAVHHVAFRAPDVEALHAWTERLRGLRVPSSGEVERYYFRSLYFREPNGILFEIATDGPGFAVDEPLETLGEALSLPPFLEPKRAQIEARLKPLA; encoded by the coding sequence ATGACAATGCAATTGACAGGCATTCATCACCTGACGGCCATCACGGCGAATGCTCCGGCGAACCTGCGCTTCTACACCCAGGTTCTTGGCCTTCGCCTTGTGAAGAAGACCGTCAATCAGGATGATACCAGCGCCTACCACCTTTTCTACGCCGACGGCCTTGCCTCGCCGGGAACGGATCTCACTTTCTTCGATTGGCCGGTAGGCCATGAGCGCCGCGGAACGCACAGCATTTCCCGCACTGGCCTTCGTGTCGGGAGCACCGATTCGCTGCAGTGGTGGAAGGATCACTTCCAGAAGCAGAAGGTCAGAGCCGGCGAAATCCGCGATGTCGGTGGTCGTCCGTCGCTCGATTTCGAGGATGGCGAAGGCCAGCGTTTCCGCCTCGTCGTGGACGATAGCGGCGCTCCTTCGCATCCATGGGAAAAGAGCCCCGTGCCCGCCGAGCATCAGATCAAGGGCCTCGGACCGATCACGCTCAGCGTGCCGGACCTGCGCAACACAAAGATCGTGCTGACCGACGTGATGAACATGACAGAGACGTCAACCTATCCGGCTCCCGAGGGAACCGGTGAGGTCCATGTCTTCTCGATGGGCGAAGGCGGACCCTCGGCCGAGCTGCATGTGGCAGTGGAGCCCGACCTCCCCGCCGCCCACCAGGGTGCCGGTGCGGTTCACCATGTCGCCTTCCGTGCGCCGGACGTGGAGGCCCTCCATGCCTGGACCGAGCGCCTGCGCGGTCTCCGCGTACCATCGAGCGGCGAGGTCGAGCGTTACTACTTCCGTTCGCTGTACTTCCGCGAACCGAACGGCATCCTGTTCGAGATCGCGACCGACGGTCCGGGCTTTGCGGTCGACGAACCGCTCGAGACGTTGGGCGAAGCCTTGTCCCTGCCGCCGTTCCTGGAACCAAAGCGGGCACAGATCGAGGCACGCCTGAAGCCGCTGGCCTAA
- a CDS encoding NADPH-dependent FMN reductase: MTRLIALSGSLRKDSYNTALMKAAIAMAPAGTDIVEGSIRGIPLYDGDVEAAEGIPEAATRLKDLIAGADGVMLFTPEYNNSIPGVLKNAIDWLTRPSSDIGRVFGNKPFAITGASPGNFGTLLSQEAWLPVMRTLGTRPWFGQKLMVSKAGSVFDADGRIVDEATEKRLRSFVEGFCAFVAS, translated from the coding sequence ATGACACGATTGATCGCTCTATCGGGAAGCTTGAGGAAAGATTCCTACAACACGGCATTGATGAAGGCCGCGATCGCGATGGCGCCGGCGGGAACCGATATCGTGGAGGGTTCGATCCGCGGCATTCCGCTCTATGACGGCGATGTGGAGGCAGCGGAGGGCATTCCCGAAGCAGCGACGCGCCTGAAGGATCTGATTGCGGGCGCCGACGGCGTCATGCTCTTCACCCCGGAATACAACAATTCCATTCCCGGCGTTTTGAAGAACGCGATCGACTGGCTGACCCGGCCCTCCTCGGACATCGGGCGCGTCTTCGGCAACAAGCCCTTCGCGATCACCGGCGCCTCCCCCGGAAACTTCGGCACGCTGCTCTCCCAGGAGGCCTGGCTTCCCGTGATGCGGACCCTGGGCACGCGCCCTTGGTTCGGTCAGAAACTGATGGTGTCGAAGGCCGGCTCCGTGTTCGACGCAGACGGCCGGATCGTCGACGAAGCGACGGAAAAGCGGCTTCGATCTTTCGTCGAAGGCTTCTGCGCCTTTGTGGCGTCCTGA